GGACGGGCTGGTGACTTGAGACCCACTACGGGAAGCCTCATGTCCGAGGCCTGAGACATGAGGCCTCAGACATGGGGCCTGAGACCTGCCCCACCCGGCACCCGGAAACACCGAAGCGCCCCCGGACCACTCCGGGGGCGCCTCCGCCGTGAGGTTCAGTCCTCGTCGGCAAGGATCAGGTACAGCTTCTTGCGCGCTTCGTTGATGACGCCGAGCGCCTTCTCCCGCTGCTCCTTGCTGCCGGTCTTCCAGACCTGGCCGAAGGCCTCCATCAGACCGAAGCCGGCCTGGCGGATCTCGCCGAGGGCCTCCCAGTCGACTCCGCGGGAGGCCTCCTCCCAGGGCGCCTCGGGCCCGTCGTCGGCCGCGGCACGGCCCGCCTCGGTGAGTGAGAACAGCTTCTTGCCGCCCTCGGACTCACTCGCGATCAGCCCCTCGTCCTCCAGCAACTGGAGGGTGGGGTACACCGAGCCGGGGCTGGGCTTCCACGCCCCGCCGCTGCGCTCGGCGATCTCCTGGATCATCTCGTAGCCGTGCATCGGCCGGTCCTTCAGCAGGGCCAGGATCGAGGCCCGTACGTCACCGCGCCGCGCCCTCCCCCTCGGTCCGCCGCGCCCTCGACCACCCCAGGGGCCAGGGCCGAAGCCCGGACCACCGGGCCCGCCCCAGCCGGGGCCACCCGGGCCGAAGGGACCGAAGGCCGCGCGCAGTCCCTCGAAACCGCCCCGACCGTGACGCGGTCCGCCATGGCCATGCCCGTGCTCAAAACCATGGGTACGCATCGCAACCACTCTCCATTCCATCGTTGATCTGTCGCGATGCCTCAACGATATATCGGAACAGTTCGCATGACAAGACCCGACCCGTCCGGCCGAGAGCCCGCCCCCTACCGGACCTTCCGCACCTGGGTGGTGTCGGCGTCGAGGGGGGTGCCGTCGGAGCCGGTCGGTACGACTTCCGGCACAGGGGTGCCGTGCTGGTCGACAAGGACGGAGTGGGCCTCGCCGGGGGCGAAGGCGTGCCGTTCCCCCCACTGCCGCAGGGTGAGGATGACGGGGAAGAGGGCGCGGCCGGCATCGGTGAGCACGTATTCCTGGCGGCGGCCCGATGGTGCGGTGCGCCGCGCGAGGAGCCCGTGAGCGGTGAGCTTGCGGAGGCGGTCGGTGAGGATATTGCGGGCGATGCCCGTCCGTCGCTGGAACTCGGTGAACGATCGCGCCCCGTCCATCGCGTCGCGGACGACGAGAAGGCTCCACCTGTCGCCGACGAGGTCGAGCGCCCGGGCGACGGGGCAGTCGGGGTCGGTCCAGTCGAGGTCCGGTGTGCGCATGGCCGTGCGCGACATGACGCCTCCCAATGAGTTGCGGATTGAAACCATCATGCCGTACGGTCAAAATTGGTTGCAATCTGCTACTGATTGGAGGGGGTCCGATGAACGCATGGCGGCGATTACTGCTCGCGGTGGTGTGTGGTGTCGCTGTGGCGAGCATCTATGCCGCGCAGCCGGTGCTCGAGCCGATGGGACGCGATCTCGGTCTGCCGGCGGAACGCACGGGGTGGATCGTCGCGACCGGCCAGTTCGGCTATCTCGCAGGGCTATTGCTGCTGGTGCCGCTCGGTGATGTGGTCGACAGGCGCCGACTCATCGCCGTGCATCTGACGATCACGGCGGCGGGCATGACCCTGACAGGCTCGGCATCAGCCGCATGGGTGGCTTTCGCGGGGCTCGCGACGGCGGGAGCGTTCGCGGTCGTGGTCCAGACGACGGTGGCCTACGCCGCCTCGGTCTCGCCGGCTGCCGAACGCGGACGGAACATCGGTGTCGTCACCTCGGGCGTCGTGGTCGGCATCCTGGGCGCCCGGGTCGTCACCGGCACCCTCGCCGAGGTCTGGGGCTGGCGCAGCGTCTATGCCGTACTCGCGGTGCTGTCACTGGGGCTCGCAGCCCTCGTCCTCGTCGCACTGCCGTCGGAGGAGCGCCCCGGCCCGACCGCGCGGTACGGGCAGCTCGTCGTCTCGCTCGGCGGACTGTTCGGGCAGCGCCTCTTCCTGACGCGCGGGCTCATCGCGTTCTTCTTGTTCGCATCGTTCGGAACCCTGTGGAGTGGACTCTCCCTGCCCCTGGCGGACACGCCGTGGCAGCTGAGCGAGAGCCAGATCGGACTGTTCGGCATCGCCGGACTCGCCGGCGCGCTCGGCGCGGCACGCGCGGGACGGTGGGCGGACGCGGGACGGGCGGCCCCGGTCACCGGTCTCGCCCTCATCCTGCTCATCGTCTCGTGGGCGGCGATCGCGCGGTTGCCGTGGTCACTGTGGCTCCTCATCGCCGGAATCGTGGTTCTCGACTTCGCGGTCCAGGCCGTCCATGTGAGCAACCAGCACCTGCTCACGGCCGCGCATCCGGATCGCGTCAGCAGCGTCATCGGCGGCTACATGGTCTTCTACTCACTCGGCTCCGCCCTCGGCGCAGCCGCGACCACCGCCACCTTCACCGCCTGCGGCTGGGCGGGCTCCAGTCTCCTCGGGGCCGGATTCGCGGCCTGCGCCCTGGCCGTCTGGGCGACCGACAGGCGACCACCTGCGCGGACAGGTCACGTGGTGTACTGCCGGTCATGCCGTTGCTGCTGCTCGACCTCGACAACACCCTCGTCGACCGCGACGCGGCCTTCCGCACCGCCGTCGCCGCCTTCCTCGCCGAGCACGGCCTGCCCGCCTCCGACCTGGCACCGGTGATGGCCATCGACGCGAGCGGCTACACCCCGCGGCACGAAGTCGCCGAGGCCCTGACCGGCCGGTACGGCGACAGGGTGCCCGCCGCGGCCATCCGTGCCTTTCTCGACCGCGGCGCCGCCGAGCACGTCGTCCTGGCGCCCTCCACCCGCGAGGCACTGGGCGCGGCCCGGGCGGACGGCTGGACGTGCGTCATCGTCACCAACGGCCGCGTCACCCAGCAGGAGGCGAAGATCCGTACCACCGGGCTCGACCGACTCGTCCAGGGCTGGGTCGTCTCCCAAGCCGTCGGCCACAAGAAGCCGGCCCCGGAGATCTTCCGGGCGGCGGCCGACGCCGCCGGTCTCCCCCTTCCGGGCGCGTGGGTCATCGGCGATTCTCCCCACGCCGACATCGCGGGCGCCGGCGCGCTCGGGCTCCGGAGCGTGTGGGTGGCGGACGGACGTGCCTGGACCGAGGACTCCTACCGCCCCACCCATGTCGCCGACGACGTCGCCTCCGCGATCGGCCTCGCCCTCACGACGTCGGGACAAGGCTGATCCCGGCGGAACCGGGCCAGCACTCGTGAATTGGCCTTGGTCCGCGGCTTGGCGGAGCCCCTAGCGTCGGGGCATGCGGATCCGAATCGTCGACGCCTTCACCGATCGCCCCTTCTCCGGCAACCCGGCCGGTGTCCTGCTCCTGAACGGCGCGGACGCCTTCCCGGACGACACCTGGCTGCAGAACGTCGCCCTGGAGGTCAACCACGCCGAGACGGCCTTCGCCCACCCGCTCCCCGAGGGCGGCGAGGCCGACTGGGCCCTGCGCTGGTTCACCCCGGCCGCCGAGGTCGCGATGTGCGGCCACGCGACCCTGGCCACCGCCCACGTCCTGCACACCACCGGCGTCCATGAGGGCCCGGTGCGGTTCGCCACCCGCAGCGGCGTCCTGGTCGCGACGCCCGGCGCGGACGGCTCCGTCACGCTGGACTTCCCGACGGCCCCGCTCACCCGGATCGACCCGCCCGCCGGTCTCGCCGAGGCCCTGGGCGCCGAGCCGCTGACGGTCCTCGACACCGGCCCGAACGTCGGCGACCTGCTGGTCGAGGTCGCCGACGAGAAGACGGTGCGCTCCCTCGGCCCCGACCTGAAGGCCCTCGCCGCCCACTCCGAGCGCGGCGTCATCGCCACCGCCCGCGCGGAGGACCCGGTCGGGGGCTACGACTTCGTCTCGCGCTGCTTCTTCCCGAACGTCGGCATCGACGAGGACCCCGTGACCGGCAGCGCCCACACCGCCCTCGCCCCGTTCTGGTCCGAGCGCCTGGGCCGCACAGGCCTCACCGGCCTCCAGGCCTCCCCCCGCTCCGGCCGCGTCCGCACGGAGCTGCGCGGCGAGCGCACCCTGCTGATCGGCAGGGCGGTCACCGTCATCGAGGGCGAGCTGCTCGCCTGAGACGGGAGGAGGGGCGTACGACACCGCTGTACGCCCCTCCCGCGTCTCGTCACGCCGTCGGCAGCCACCCCACCTTGCCCGCCAGCAGCGCGTAGCCCACGAACGCCCCGATGTCGAGCAGCGAGTGGGCCACGACGAGCGGGCCGACGCGGCCCCAGCGGCGGTAGAGGTAGACGAAGACGACGCCCATGACCATGTTGCCGATGAAGCCGCCGATGCCCTGGTAGAGGTGGTACGAGCCACGCAGCACGGAGCTGCCCAGCAGCGCGGCCGTCGGCGTCCAGCCCAGCCGATCCAGTCGGCGCAGCAGGTAGCCGACGACGATCACTTCCTCCAGTACGGCGTTCTGGATCGCCGAGAGGATCAGCACCGGGTACTTCCACCACACTGCCGGCAGCGCCTCGGGCACCACGGTGAGGTTGAAGCCGAGGCCGCGCGCCGCCAGGTAGAAGGCGATGCCCGTGCTGCCGATGACCGCCGCGATCGCCGCTCCCCGGCCGAGGTCGGGCCAGGGGCGGGTGCGGTCGAAGCCGAGGGTGCGCAGGCTCGCGCCCTCGCGCAGCAGGAAGTGCGCGACGAGCAGGACGGGCACGAGCGCCGTGGTGATCCCGAAGAGCTGCCAGGCGAGGTCGAGCCAGGGGCGGCCGGGCGCGGCCGAGGCGTTCATCGTGGCCGCCTGGTCCTTGAGCCCGCCCGGCTTGGTGACCGACCCGATGAAGCTGATCAGCGCGGACACCCCGCTCGCCCCCAGCGACAGCGCGAGGACGAGCAGCGTCTCGTCGCGGAGCATCCGCCGTGAGAGCCCCTGCTGGGGAATGGAATCGCCCACCGGGCTCGCCTCCGCCTGCACACCTGCCTCCACTTCACCGACGTGTCGGATCAGTATGGCGGCAGCGGCGGGCCACCCCACAGGCGCGTCAGGCACAGCGAAACCGGCCCGGCACTCCCACGTCCGGCGACACCGGCCCGGCACTCGGACCGCACGTCAGCCCACGACACCGGCCCGGTACTCCCACCGCGCCTCAACCCAGCGACGCCGGCCCGGCACTCCGACCGCACGTCAGTGCACAGCGACACGATCCGGCAGCCCGACCACGCCTCGGCTCAGTGACACGGGCCCCGCACTCCCACCGCGCCTCAGCCCAGCGAAGCCGGCTCCGGCAGCCCCACCGGCCAGCTGTGCACCGGGTCCCCCTTGTGCATCAGCTCGCGGTAGCGCCGGGTCGTGGCGGCCAGTGCGTCCTCCCTGGTGAGGCCCGTGTCCAGGGCCTTGTGGAAGGTCGCGGCCTGCCAGCTCGCCCCGTTCACCCGGCGCCTGCAGCGTTCCTCGATCACGCCCAGGTACAGGTCGCGGTCGGCGGGTTCGACGCCCCAGGCGTCCAGTCCGGCCTCGGCGAGCGGAAGCAGCTCGTCGCGGACCAGGCTCACCGCGTCGACCTCGACGGTGCCGCCGTACCGGCCGCGCCGGGGCCAGGTGAAGCGGGCGTCGATGCCGTCCTTGCACGCGGCGTCGAAGTTGGCGGCCGCCGCCTCGAACGGCAGCCGGGTCCAGACCGGCCTGGCCTCCTCGGCGAGGGCGCGGACGACGCCGTAGTAGAACGCCGCGTTGGCGATGACGTCGGTGACGGTGGGCCCGGCGGGCAGGACGCGGTTCTCCACGCGCAGGTGCGGGACGCCGTCGGCGATGCCGTAGACGGGACGGTTCCAGCGGTAGATCGTGCCGTTGTGCAGGACGAGCTCGGCGAGCGTCGGGGTGCCGCCCCGGTCGAGCACCTCGAGCGGGTCCTCGTCGTCGCAGATCGGCAGCAGCGCCGGGTAGTAGCGCAGGTTCTCCTCGAAGAGGTCGTACGCCGAGGTCACCCAGCGCTCCCCGAACCAGGTGCGCGGCCGGACGCCCTGGGCCTGGAGTTCGGGCGGGCGGGTGTCGGTGGACTGCTGGAAGAGCGGGGGCCGCGACTCGCGCCACAGCTCGCGGCCGAACAGGAAGGGCGAGTTGGCGCCGACGGCGATCTGCGCGGCGGCGACCGCCTGGGCCGCGTTCCACACGTCGGCGAACCGGGCCGGGGTGACCTGGAGGTGCAGCTGCACGGAGGTGCAGGCGGCCTCCGGGGCGATGGACTTCGACGTGCAGGAGAGGTGCTCCACGCCGGCGATGTCGAGCGTGAACTCCTCACCGCGGGCCGCCACGATCTGGTCGTTGAGGAGGGTGTACCGGTCGACGTCGGAGAGGTTCGACGACACCAGGTCGTCCCGGTCGAGCGTCGGCAGAATACCGATCATCACGATTCCCGCGTCGACTTCACCGGCTTTTCGGTCGGCATATGCCAGTGACGTGCGGAGTTCCTCCGCGAGCCGATCGAATACGCGGCCGCCGAGACGATGTGGGGGAATGTTGACTTCCAGGTTGAACATGGCGAGTTCTGTTTGGAAGTCTCGGCTCGCGATGCGTTCCAGGACTTGCCCATTCAACATTTTCGGCAGGCCGTCGGAGCCCGCGAGATTCAATTCGATCTCCAGCCCCATGAGGTTCTTCGGGCGATCGAACCGCTTCTCCGCCAGGAGCCGCTCCAAGCCCGTCAGGCACCGGCGGAGCTTGTCGCGGTAGCGCTGGCGATCGGACAGGTCGAACCGGCCTGCCACGACCTTCTCCCCCATCGATGCGTCCCTCCTCGGATGGTGCGGGCCGAAGACCCGGTTGCCGGGGTCCCGGTCAGGTGGAGGATGCCCAGCGAAAGCGATCGATAACGTCCCGGTCGGGGCCGCCGGCCGCTACGCTGGTCACGTGTGACCGGTGGCACATTCACTCGGCATGAAGCGGGGCACCGGTTTCGGGTGGTGCGGACTCGTGTGCGGACTCGTGAAAAACGCCGACGAGAATGGGCCGACCGGGTCGCGGACATTCGCCGAGGTCATCGCCGTACACCCCCGCATGGAATCGGGATAATTCTCGCGTACCGCCGACCGAATGTACCCTTGTTCTACTCACCGGAAACGGCTAGACGAAACACAGTCTGAACCCGTGTCGTATAAACTCCGCGAACAAGGCAGAAGGTTGGCGCCCACGGTCGATGGGTCATGCCGTCGAGGCGATGCACGGCGGACCCCACCCCCTCTCGTTCAAGACCCCGGCCCCTGCCTCTCTGACCTCCCGTGAGCAGACAGCGCCGTCCGCCCCCGCCCTCGCGCCACCGTGCCTTTGAATGAGAGGCGACCCACCATGCCGCTGCATGTCCCCCCGGCTCCCGCGCCCGCACTCCGTTCCGTCCTGACTGCCCTCTCCTCTCCCACCGCGGTCCGCGAAGCCCGAACTCCCGCCCTGCTCGGCGCCCAGGGGCCCGCCACGCCCGAGCTGCCCCTGCCCGTCCACGTCCTCGACGCGGTCACGGCCGAGGGCGTGCCGGTCACGCGGCTGGCCGGGTGGCGCTTCCTGATCCGCTGCGGCGACCGCGCCCTGGCCGCGGCGGAGACCATGCTGACGGCCGACGGCTGGGCCTTCTCCCACTTCTTCGAGGGCCCGTACATCACCTCGACCGAGCGCGCCCTGCGCCAGGCCGAGACGATGGCCCAGCCCTACCAGCCCCGCCTGCTGTCGGTGCCCGGCCTGTACATGCTGACGCTCTGGCTGCACGAGGACTGCACCGCGGACGGTGCCGTCGGCCACCCCGCCGCCACCGACCTGCTCGTGCCGCTGGCCCCCGCGCCTCCCGGCATCGCGGCCCACCGCCCGCACCGCGTCGCCGAACTCCTCCCCGTGCTGACCCACCGGGCGACTCCCACGCGCCTGCTCGGCTCACCCGCCTGACCCGAGCGCCGCGAAGTTCCCTCGCACCCGGTCGTTTCCCCGCACCCCGCCGCCGGAAATTCGCCGGCGGCGGGGGCGCTTTTCTTCTCTCTCGCTCGTAAGAGCACCTAATAGCTCGTACGAGCCCGGAGAGGCGGCCTCCCCGATCTGACTAGCCCCATCCGGCCACCGAGAACCACCCGAAGTGACAGTCCAGTTGGGATGAACCGTCCGGGCGGGTGACGCGTCCTGAACCAGTGAGTAGCGGTGCTGCGAAATCCCTGCGGATTGACGCCCGTGGGGCAACACTGGGTTCCGACGACTTTTCACGGGGGGCGGCCATGAACGAGACTTCCAGCCGCGGAACGAACACGACAGCAGACTCAGTCACCTCATCCGTCACGACAAACCGAAAGATCCCACCCATGTGCCAGCACCAGACACCGTGCCCTTCCGCCGACTCCGCCGACCGGGAATCCGCCCGCCTCGTGGCGCACCACCCGGAGCAGGGGTGGAGCCTGCTGTGCAACGGCGTGGTGCTCTTCGAGGACACCGGTGAGCTCCTGCCCGACGGCCGGATCATCGCCCCGCACCGCCCGCTGGCCGGCAGCCAGGTGATGACGGCAGCCTGAGGGCCGCGGGCGGGGTGCCGCTCCGTCCGCAGACAGACATGAGGGGCCGGCCGCAGGACCTCCTGCGCACCGGCCCCGACGCGCGTCCGGGGACCGTCACTCCCGTCACTCGCCGTCATTCCCCGTCATTCGCAGTTGTCCCTGCCCCTCCCCGTCATGGCCGTCGTTCCCTGTCATTCCCCGCGACGCCGCGTTCCCGGCTCGTACGCCTTCCCACGGATGCCCGTTTTCCGGAAGACTCCTGGAAGTTTCGCGGTCACCCGTCGGCGGAGGTGGGGCAAGTGGCAGCACGTGAGGCCGACGCGGAGGGCAGGGTCACGATCACGGAGATCGCCCGGCAGGCCGGCGTGTCCGTCCCGACCGTGTCCCGCGTCGTCAACGGCCGGTCGGACGTGTCGCCGCAGACCCGG
This genomic stretch from Streptomyces sp. Go-475 harbors:
- a CDS encoding PadR family transcriptional regulator; amino-acid sequence: MRTHGFEHGHGHGGPRHGRGGFEGLRAAFGPFGPGGPGWGGPGGPGFGPGPWGGRGRGGPRGRARRGDVRASILALLKDRPMHGYEMIQEIAERSGGAWKPSPGSVYPTLQLLEDEGLIASESEGGKKLFSLTEAGRAAADDGPEAPWEEASRGVDWEALGEIRQAGFGLMEAFGQVWKTGSKEQREKALGVINEARKKLYLILADED
- a CDS encoding helix-turn-helix domain-containing protein, which gives rise to MSRTAMRTPDLDWTDPDCPVARALDLVGDRWSLLVVRDAMDGARSFTEFQRRTGIARNILTDRLRKLTAHGLLARRTAPSGRRQEYVLTDAGRALFPVILTLRQWGERHAFAPGEAHSVLVDQHGTPVPEVVPTGSDGTPLDADTTQVRKVR
- a CDS encoding MFS transporter, giving the protein MNAWRRLLLAVVCGVAVASIYAAQPVLEPMGRDLGLPAERTGWIVATGQFGYLAGLLLLVPLGDVVDRRRLIAVHLTITAAGMTLTGSASAAWVAFAGLATAGAFAVVVQTTVAYAASVSPAAERGRNIGVVTSGVVVGILGARVVTGTLAEVWGWRSVYAVLAVLSLGLAALVLVALPSEERPGPTARYGQLVVSLGGLFGQRLFLTRGLIAFFLFASFGTLWSGLSLPLADTPWQLSESQIGLFGIAGLAGALGAARAGRWADAGRAAPVTGLALILLIVSWAAIARLPWSLWLLIAGIVVLDFAVQAVHVSNQHLLTAAHPDRVSSVIGGYMVFYSLGSALGAAATTATFTACGWAGSSLLGAGFAACALAVWATDRRPPARTGHVVYCRSCRCCCSTSTTPSSTATRPSAPPSPPSSPSTACPPPTWHR
- a CDS encoding HAD family hydrolase; this translates as MLLLDLDNTLVDRDAAFRTAVAAFLAEHGLPASDLAPVMAIDASGYTPRHEVAEALTGRYGDRVPAAAIRAFLDRGAAEHVVLAPSTREALGAARADGWTCVIVTNGRVTQQEAKIRTTGLDRLVQGWVVSQAVGHKKPAPEIFRAAADAAGLPLPGAWVIGDSPHADIAGAGALGLRSVWVADGRAWTEDSYRPTHVADDVASAIGLALTTSGQG
- a CDS encoding PhzF family phenazine biosynthesis protein, coding for MRIRIVDAFTDRPFSGNPAGVLLLNGADAFPDDTWLQNVALEVNHAETAFAHPLPEGGEADWALRWFTPAAEVAMCGHATLATAHVLHTTGVHEGPVRFATRSGVLVATPGADGSVTLDFPTAPLTRIDPPAGLAEALGAEPLTVLDTGPNVGDLLVEVADEKTVRSLGPDLKALAAHSERGVIATARAEDPVGGYDFVSRCFFPNVGIDEDPVTGSAHTALAPFWSERLGRTGLTGLQASPRSGRVRTELRGERTLLIGRAVTVIEGELLA
- a CDS encoding type II CAAX endopeptidase family protein; protein product: MQAEASPVGDSIPQQGLSRRMLRDETLLVLALSLGASGVSALISFIGSVTKPGGLKDQAATMNASAAPGRPWLDLAWQLFGITTALVPVLLVAHFLLREGASLRTLGFDRTRPWPDLGRGAAIAAVIGSTGIAFYLAARGLGFNLTVVPEALPAVWWKYPVLILSAIQNAVLEEVIVVGYLLRRLDRLGWTPTAALLGSSVLRGSYHLYQGIGGFIGNMVMGVVFVYLYRRWGRVGPLVVAHSLLDIGAFVGYALLAGKVGWLPTA
- a CDS encoding glutamate-cysteine ligase family protein; protein product: MGEKVVAGRFDLSDRQRYRDKLRRCLTGLERLLAEKRFDRPKNLMGLEIELNLAGSDGLPKMLNGQVLERIASRDFQTELAMFNLEVNIPPHRLGGRVFDRLAEELRTSLAYADRKAGEVDAGIVMIGILPTLDRDDLVSSNLSDVDRYTLLNDQIVAARGEEFTLDIAGVEHLSCTSKSIAPEAACTSVQLHLQVTPARFADVWNAAQAVAAAQIAVGANSPFLFGRELWRESRPPLFQQSTDTRPPELQAQGVRPRTWFGERWVTSAYDLFEENLRYYPALLPICDDEDPLEVLDRGGTPTLAELVLHNGTIYRWNRPVYGIADGVPHLRVENRVLPAGPTVTDVIANAAFYYGVVRALAEEARPVWTRLPFEAAAANFDAACKDGIDARFTWPRRGRYGGTVEVDAVSLVRDELLPLAEAGLDAWGVEPADRDLYLGVIEERCRRRVNGASWQAATFHKALDTGLTREDALAATTRRYRELMHKGDPVHSWPVGLPEPASLG
- a CDS encoding DUF5999 family protein — translated: MCQHQTPCPSADSADRESARLVAHHPEQGWSLLCNGVVLFEDTGELLPDGRIIAPHRPLAGSQVMTAA